The Streptomyces sp. NBC_00162 genome window below encodes:
- a CDS encoding S8 family serine peptidase — MAQRNRRSLRAALAALTSVLLLPLGAGVAAAAPDPGPAPGAAERKIEPKLRAQLDGSDKAVFWVYLDSAADLGAAAKQQTRAAKAETVLRTKKEHAARSQAEVVKALEGAKAEYTSYWIVNAVRVVGSEKLAGTLAQRPEVSRIDADDKVDLPKPAEGKREQAAADAVEWNIDRIKAPQVWEQAGVRGEGIVVANIDSGVDYTHPAVNNQYRGKNADGTYTHAYNWFDPAGVCAAAAPCDNNDHGTHTMGTMVGDDGGANKIGVAPGAKWIAAKGCETNSCSEASLLASGQWIVAPTDPSGQNPRPDLAPHIVNNSWGSAAHDDWYQQIVDTWRAAGIFPAFSNGNSGPSCATSGSPGDYASSYSSGAFDINNAIASFSSRGAGPGGVIKPNIAAPGVNVRSSVPGGGYEAFSGTSMASPHTAATVALLWSAAPALEGDIAQTEALLDGTAQDTDSAQCGGNAADNNVFGEGRLDALAAVNGAPRGAIGALAGTVRSDGAPVAGVKVTADGPIDRTTTTAADGTYRFAALSVGDYSLTAAKFGYGPQSATAAVTENATATGDFTLVQAASGKLSGTVTAASGPAAGASVTIADTPVTATTDAQGRFEVTLPHGTYDVQATHPSRCVTGGTAKATVAGDATVTVNLPERTDGYGHACATANDRPYAAGSRQLALTGDNTTERVDLPFPLPLYGKTYGQAWIGTNGTVSFGGNNTGDINGDLPSTATPNAALYPFWDDLVVGAAGTGSGVFTAVAGTAPHRSYVIEWREVSHWSAQADKFSFSASIGEDGSVSYAYKGTGGTGIKGGSTATVGVENATGTDAFKYSFNTPVITDGLSIAFRTTKSGVVAGRVLDANDGNGVAGATVTVGTGDSAVSATTAADGGYVVQSPSGSRAVSLSAPQYESGQATVDVKAADVTTVTQSLRTGRVTASKPAVEVVLPANQQRTRTLDLTNPGLGTAFTVTEDAAWLTATPGTGNLPTGAKTPLTLAVDTTGLTPGSVLTADLKITSASGRTPVLTVPVKVVVPRYQVALDAGSDQAGKDALGDGWSPDRKYTAGSYGYQGSSSVQSTSRTIAGTDDQRLFRNAREGMYEYRFDNVPNGTYTVELGFAELSSTRPNKRVFDVLAEGQQVLPSLDISLEAGTYKALTRTYTVKVTDGVLNVRFVTHTGFGKPLLNSLRVTDRPDQS, encoded by the coding sequence GTGGCCCAACGCAACAGGCGATCCTTACGCGCGGCGCTCGCCGCTCTCACCTCGGTCCTGCTCCTACCCCTCGGCGCGGGCGTCGCCGCGGCCGCCCCGGACCCGGGCCCCGCGCCCGGCGCGGCCGAACGCAAGATCGAGCCCAAGCTCCGCGCCCAGCTCGACGGCTCCGACAAGGCCGTCTTCTGGGTCTACCTCGACAGCGCCGCCGACCTCGGCGCCGCGGCGAAGCAGCAGACCCGCGCCGCCAAGGCCGAGACCGTGCTCCGTACCAAGAAGGAGCACGCCGCGCGCAGCCAGGCCGAGGTGGTCAAGGCCCTCGAGGGCGCCAAGGCCGAGTACACCTCGTACTGGATCGTGAACGCCGTCCGCGTCGTCGGCAGCGAAAAGCTCGCCGGCACCCTCGCGCAGCGCCCCGAGGTGTCCCGGATCGACGCCGACGACAAGGTCGACCTGCCCAAACCCGCCGAGGGCAAGCGGGAGCAGGCCGCGGCCGACGCCGTCGAGTGGAACATCGACCGCATCAAGGCCCCCCAGGTCTGGGAACAGGCCGGAGTGCGCGGCGAGGGCATCGTCGTCGCCAACATAGACAGCGGGGTGGACTACACCCACCCGGCCGTCAACAACCAGTACCGCGGCAAGAACGCGGACGGCACCTACACCCACGCCTACAACTGGTTCGACCCGGCGGGGGTCTGCGCCGCCGCGGCGCCCTGCGACAACAACGACCACGGCACCCACACGATGGGCACGATGGTCGGCGACGACGGCGGCGCCAACAAGATCGGTGTCGCCCCGGGCGCCAAGTGGATCGCCGCCAAGGGCTGCGAGACGAACTCCTGCTCCGAGGCCTCCCTGCTCGCCTCCGGCCAGTGGATCGTCGCCCCGACCGACCCGAGCGGCCAGAACCCCCGCCCGGACCTCGCCCCGCACATCGTGAACAACTCCTGGGGCAGCGCCGCGCACGACGACTGGTACCAGCAGATCGTCGACACCTGGCGCGCCGCGGGCATCTTCCCGGCGTTCTCCAACGGCAACTCCGGGCCCAGCTGCGCCACCAGTGGATCGCCCGGCGACTACGCGAGCTCCTACAGCTCCGGGGCCTTCGACATCAACAACGCGATCGCCTCGTTCTCCTCGCGCGGCGCGGGCCCCGGCGGCGTCATCAAGCCGAACATCGCCGCCCCGGGCGTGAACGTGCGCTCCTCCGTCCCCGGCGGCGGGTACGAGGCCTTCTCCGGTACCTCCATGGCCTCGCCGCACACCGCAGCCACCGTGGCCCTGCTCTGGTCCGCCGCGCCCGCCCTCGAAGGCGACATCGCGCAGACCGAAGCGCTGCTCGACGGCACCGCCCAGGACACCGACAGCGCCCAGTGCGGCGGCAACGCCGCCGACAACAACGTCTTCGGCGAGGGCAGGCTCGACGCCCTCGCCGCCGTGAACGGCGCCCCGCGCGGCGCGATCGGCGCGCTCGCCGGCACCGTCCGCTCCGACGGCGCGCCGGTCGCGGGTGTCAAGGTCACCGCCGACGGCCCGATCGACCGTACGACGACCACCGCGGCCGACGGCACGTACAGGTTCGCCGCGCTGTCGGTGGGCGACTACAGCCTGACCGCCGCCAAGTTCGGCTACGGACCGCAGTCGGCGACGGCCGCGGTCACCGAGAACGCCACGGCCACCGGCGACTTCACCCTCGTCCAGGCAGCCTCCGGCAAGCTCAGCGGCACGGTCACCGCCGCCTCCGGACCCGCGGCGGGCGCCTCCGTCACCATCGCGGACACCCCGGTGACCGCGACCACCGACGCGCAGGGCCGCTTCGAGGTCACCCTGCCGCACGGCACCTACGACGTGCAGGCCACCCACCCCTCCCGCTGCGTCACCGGCGGCACCGCCAAGGCCACCGTCGCGGGCGACGCCACCGTCACGGTGAACCTGCCCGAGCGCACCGACGGCTACGGCCACGCCTGCGCCACCGCGAACGACCGCCCGTACGCCGCGGGCAGCCGGCAGCTCGCGCTGACCGGCGACAACACCACCGAGCGCGTCGACCTCCCCTTCCCGCTGCCGCTGTACGGCAAGACGTACGGCCAGGCCTGGATCGGGACCAACGGCACCGTCAGCTTCGGCGGCAACAACACCGGCGACATCAACGGCGACCTGCCGAGCACGGCCACCCCGAACGCCGCCCTCTACCCGTTCTGGGACGACCTGGTCGTCGGCGCGGCGGGTACCGGATCCGGCGTCTTCACCGCCGTCGCAGGCACCGCCCCGCACCGCAGCTACGTGATCGAGTGGCGCGAGGTGTCCCACTGGTCGGCGCAGGCCGACAAGTTCTCCTTCTCGGCGTCCATCGGCGAGGACGGCAGCGTCTCCTACGCCTACAAGGGGACCGGCGGCACCGGCATCAAGGGCGGCTCCACGGCCACCGTGGGCGTGGAGAACGCCACCGGCACCGATGCCTTCAAGTACTCCTTCAACACGCCGGTCATCACGGACGGCCTGTCCATCGCCTTCCGCACCACCAAGAGCGGTGTGGTGGCGGGCCGGGTGCTCGACGCCAACGACGGCAACGGCGTCGCCGGCGCAACGGTGACCGTCGGCACGGGCGACTCGGCGGTGTCGGCCACCACGGCGGCGGACGGCGGCTACGTGGTCCAGAGCCCGTCCGGCTCGCGGGCCGTCTCCCTGTCCGCGCCCCAGTACGAGTCCGGGCAGGCGACCGTCGACGTCAAGGCGGCCGACGTCACGACGGTGACGCAGTCCCTGCGCACCGGCCGGGTGACGGCGTCCAAGCCCGCGGTGGAGGTGGTCCTCCCGGCGAACCAGCAGCGGACCCGGACCCTGGACCTGACCAACCCGGGCCTCGGTACGGCCTTCACGGTGACCGAGGACGCGGCCTGGCTGACGGCCACCCCGGGGACCGGGAACCTTCCCACGGGCGCCAAGACCCCGCTCACCCTCGCGGTGGACACGACGGGACTGACCCCGGGGTCAGTCCTGACCGCGGACCTGAAGATCACGTCAGCCAGCGGCCGGACCCCGGTCCTGACCGTCCCGGTCAAGGTCGTCGTCCCGCGCTACCAGGTCGCCCTGGACGCGGGCTCCGACCAGGCCGGCAAGGACGCCCTCGGGGACGGCTGGTCCCCGGACCGCAAGTACACGGCGGGCTCCTACGGCTACCAGGGCAGCAGCTCGGTCCAGTCCACCAGCCGCACGATCGCCGGCACCGACGACCAGCGGCTGTTCCGCAACGCCCGTGAGGGCATGTACGAGTACCGCTTCGACAACGTGCCGAACGGGACCTACACCGTGGAGCTGGGCTTCGCCGAGCTCTCCTCCACCCGGCCGAACAAGCGCGTCTTCGACGTCCTGGCCGAGGGCCAGCAGGTCCTGCCCTCCCTGGACATCTCCCTGGAGGCGGGTACGTACAAGGCCCTGACCCGTACGTACACGGTCAAGGTGACGGACGGGGTGCTCAACGTCCGCTTCGTCACGCACACCGGATTCGGCAAGCCCCTGCTCAACAGCCTTCGGGTGACGGACCGTCCCGACCAGAGCTGA
- a CDS encoding MFS transporter — translation MTAPDQPARPAVPIASARGRWILLTTVLGSSMALLDSTVVNVALPRIGEDLDADLAVLQWTVNSYLLTLAGLILVGGALGDRFGRRRVFVLGVVWFALGSLLCGLAPNAGVLVAARALQGIGGALLTPGSLALIQGSIRPEDRGRAVGLWSGLGGVGAAVGPFLGGWLVDGPGWRWVFLLNVPLAALCVPVALRHVPESRDPQAHGRFDVAGAVLGAAALALITYALIEARSGSPLVIAAAVGGVVLAAVFVWVEHRRADPMVPPEIFASRQFTAVNLVTLCVYAAFSGFFFLVVLQLQVVSGYSALAAGAALLPTTLLMLLLSARSGEFAERIGPRIPLTVGPLLCAAGTLLMLRVGPDASYPADVLPAMVVMGMGMVTLVAPLTATVLASVDPGRAGLASGINNAAARVAGLLAVAALPLLAGMGPEAYRSAEQFDAAFGRAMPWCAGALVLGAAVAWTTVRTPAPGAPHPQCRTQCAMSAPLPEPPREDSAS, via the coding sequence ATGACCGCCCCCGACCAGCCGGCCCGGCCCGCTGTCCCGATCGCGTCCGCACGGGGTCGCTGGATCCTGCTCACCACCGTGCTCGGGTCGAGCATGGCCCTGCTGGACTCGACGGTGGTCAATGTCGCCCTCCCGCGCATCGGAGAGGATCTCGACGCCGATCTCGCCGTCCTGCAGTGGACGGTCAACTCCTATCTGCTGACCCTGGCCGGGCTGATCCTGGTCGGCGGGGCGCTCGGCGACCGCTTCGGGCGCCGGCGGGTCTTCGTGCTCGGCGTGGTGTGGTTCGCGCTGGGTTCGCTGCTGTGCGGCCTCGCGCCGAACGCCGGGGTACTGGTGGCCGCCCGGGCCCTCCAGGGCATCGGCGGGGCGCTGCTCACACCCGGTTCGCTCGCCCTGATCCAGGGCTCGATCCGGCCGGAGGACCGGGGCCGGGCGGTGGGCCTGTGGTCGGGGCTGGGCGGGGTGGGGGCGGCCGTGGGGCCGTTCCTCGGCGGCTGGCTGGTGGACGGGCCCGGCTGGCGCTGGGTGTTCCTGCTGAACGTGCCGCTGGCCGCGCTGTGCGTCCCGGTGGCGCTGCGGCACGTACCGGAATCGCGCGATCCGCAGGCGCACGGGCGGTTCGACGTGGCCGGTGCGGTGCTGGGCGCGGCGGCCCTCGCGCTGATCACCTACGCGCTGATCGAAGCGCGTTCCGGATCTCCGCTGGTCATCGCCGCGGCGGTGGGCGGCGTCGTGCTGGCCGCCGTGTTCGTGTGGGTGGAGCACCGGCGCGCCGACCCGATGGTGCCGCCGGAGATCTTCGCCTCGCGGCAGTTCACCGCCGTCAATCTGGTCACCCTGTGCGTGTACGCGGCCTTCAGCGGGTTCTTCTTCCTCGTCGTGCTCCAGCTCCAGGTGGTGTCCGGGTACTCCGCGCTGGCCGCCGGGGCCGCATTGCTGCCCACGACCCTGCTGATGCTGCTGCTGTCGGCCCGCTCCGGGGAGTTCGCGGAACGGATCGGGCCGCGCATCCCGCTCACCGTGGGGCCGCTGCTGTGCGCGGCCGGGACGCTGCTGATGCTGCGGGTGGGGCCGGACGCCTCGTACCCGGCGGACGTGCTGCCCGCGATGGTGGTGATGGGCATGGGGATGGTGACCCTGGTGGCCCCGCTGACGGCGACCGTGCTGGCCTCCGTGGACCCGGGCCGGGCGGGGCTGGCGAGCGGCATCAACAACGCCGCGGCCCGGGTGGCCGGGCTGCTCGCGGTGGCGGCGCTGCCGCTGCTGGCCGGGATGGGACCGGAGGCGTACCGCTCGGCGGAGCAGTTCGACGCGGCCTTCGGGCGGGCCATGCCCTGGTGCGCGGGGGCGCTGGTGCTCGGGGCGGCGGTGGCCTGGACGACCGTTCGGACCCCCGCTCCGGGCGCGCCGCACCCGCAGTGCCGGACCCAGTGCGCGATGAGCGCCCCGCTGCCGGAACCTCCGCGAGAGGACAGCGCATCTTGA
- a CDS encoding carboxymuconolactone decarboxylase family protein, whose product MRIDVPEGQHPIEYVWGDLVPGIGMAAANFSLSVYAHTTLGLREFEAARLRVAQINGCVFCLDWRTEREGEKVEEEFSDAVTEWRTTDRFDERTRLAAEYAERYTLDHHGLDDEFWDRMTADYSQLEIVELTMSIGSWLAFGRLNHVLGLDSVCMLPGH is encoded by the coding sequence ATGAGGATCGACGTACCCGAAGGCCAGCACCCGATCGAGTACGTGTGGGGCGACCTGGTCCCCGGCATCGGCATGGCCGCCGCCAACTTCTCCCTGTCCGTGTACGCCCACACCACCCTGGGGCTGCGCGAGTTCGAGGCCGCCCGGCTGCGGGTCGCGCAGATCAACGGCTGCGTCTTCTGCCTGGACTGGCGTACCGAGCGGGAGGGCGAGAAGGTCGAGGAGGAGTTCTCCGACGCCGTCACCGAGTGGCGCACCACGGACCGCTTCGACGAGCGCACCCGGCTGGCGGCGGAGTACGCAGAGCGGTACACCCTCGACCACCACGGACTCGACGACGAGTTCTGGGACCGGATGACCGCGGACTACAGCCAGCTCGAGATCGTGGAGCTGACGATGAGCATCGGGTCCTGGCTGGCGTTCGGCCGGCTCAACCACGTGCTCGGCCTCGACAGCGTCTGCATGCTGCCGGGTCACTGA
- a CDS encoding dihydrodipicolinate reductase, giving the protein MISTVVWGTGNVGRLAIRAVEAHPALKLSAVIVHNPAKVGRDAGELGELDHLLGVEATDDVEAVLAARPQAVVYAASGDVRPDDALADITRAIRSGAVVVSPALYPLYDHRSAPPEFRDPVLAAIAEGGGSFFASGVDPGWGNDVLPLLLSGLGTRIDVIRCQEIFDYSTYDQPDSVRYLVGMGQPMDYEPMMLMPSIPTMVWGGQIRMMARALGVELDEIRETVDRRALDTTVTTRTMGAFEAGTQGAIRFEVQGIVEGEPRIVIEHVTRIHASCAPDWPTPPDGGDGAHRVVIEGRPRIEVTIEATDEGENRSAGGNATAVGRLVSAIDWLTEAEPGLYDALDVPLRPAIGKLGRKQS; this is encoded by the coding sequence ATGATTTCCACGGTTGTCTGGGGTACCGGCAACGTCGGCCGTTTGGCCATCCGAGCCGTCGAGGCCCATCCAGCGCTGAAACTCTCCGCAGTCATCGTCCACAATCCAGCCAAGGTCGGCCGCGACGCGGGTGAACTCGGCGAACTCGACCACCTGTTGGGGGTCGAGGCCACCGACGACGTCGAAGCCGTACTGGCCGCCCGCCCCCAGGCCGTGGTGTACGCCGCGTCCGGGGACGTCCGGCCCGACGACGCCCTCGCCGACATCACCCGGGCGATCCGCTCCGGCGCGGTGGTCGTCAGCCCCGCGCTGTACCCGCTCTACGACCACCGCAGCGCACCGCCGGAGTTCCGCGATCCGGTGCTGGCCGCCATCGCGGAGGGCGGCGGCTCGTTCTTCGCCTCCGGCGTCGACCCCGGCTGGGGCAACGACGTCCTGCCTCTCCTGCTCAGCGGACTCGGCACCCGCATCGACGTGATCCGCTGTCAGGAGATCTTCGACTACTCCACCTACGACCAGCCGGACTCCGTCCGCTACCTCGTCGGCATGGGCCAGCCCATGGACTACGAGCCGATGATGCTCATGCCCTCGATCCCGACCATGGTGTGGGGAGGGCAGATACGCATGATGGCCCGGGCCCTCGGGGTGGAACTGGACGAGATCCGCGAGACGGTGGACCGGCGCGCCCTCGACACCACCGTGACCACCAGGACGATGGGCGCGTTCGAGGCCGGCACCCAGGGAGCGATCCGCTTCGAGGTGCAGGGCATCGTCGAGGGGGAACCCCGCATCGTCATCGAGCACGTCACCCGCATCCACGCCTCGTGCGCCCCGGACTGGCCCACCCCGCCCGACGGCGGCGACGGCGCCCACCGGGTCGTCATCGAGGGCCGCCCGCGCATCGAGGTCACCATCGAGGCCACCGACGAGGGCGAGAACCGCTCGGCGGGCGGCAACGCCACCGCCGTGGGGCGCCTGGTGAGCGCCATCGACTGGCTCACCGAGGCGGAACCCGGGCTCTACGACGCCCTCGACGTCCCGCTGCGCCCCGCCATCGGCAAACTCGGAAGGAAGCAGTCATGA
- a CDS encoding DUF6126 family protein, translated as MSQAEKPVSVRTRLESKFPRGLVIRLIAYLFVGHLFAFFVYLLFVLGAENQ; from the coding sequence ATGTCACAGGCAGAGAAGCCCGTCTCCGTGCGGACGCGCCTCGAGAGCAAGTTCCCCCGCGGTCTGGTGATCCGGCTGATCGCCTACTTGTTCGTGGGCCACCTCTTCGCCTTCTTCGTCTACCTCCTCTTCGTCCTGGGCGCCGAGAACCAGTGA
- a CDS encoding helix-turn-helix domain-containing protein, which translates to MNPGPAPEEGGDELPAVAPQLRDLRRRAGLTLEAAAARARLSPAHLSRLETGRRQPSLPLLLALARTYGTTVSELLGETPAVADPIVRAGGPGAREADGWTYWQAGGSGRGMQALRVHVPQGRGPGELVRVHPGEEWLYVLGGRLRLHLGEAEYLLDPGDSAHFDSLTPHRITGADPGGADLLFVHTLLQSSVAGLCLGGATTTHHR; encoded by the coding sequence ATGAACCCCGGTCCTGCCCCCGAGGAAGGGGGCGACGAGCTGCCGGCCGTGGCCCCGCAACTGCGCGACCTGCGCCGCCGCGCCGGACTCACCCTGGAAGCCGCCGCCGCGCGGGCCAGACTCTCGCCCGCCCACCTGTCCCGCCTGGAGACCGGCCGGCGCCAGCCCTCGCTGCCGCTGCTGCTCGCACTCGCCCGGACCTACGGTACGACCGTCTCCGAGCTGCTCGGCGAGACCCCGGCCGTCGCCGATCCCATCGTACGGGCAGGCGGTCCGGGTGCCCGCGAGGCCGACGGATGGACGTACTGGCAGGCGGGCGGTTCCGGGCGCGGGATGCAGGCCCTGCGCGTGCACGTACCCCAGGGCCGCGGCCCGGGCGAGCTGGTCCGCGTCCATCCCGGGGAGGAGTGGCTGTACGTGCTGGGCGGCCGGCTGCGGCTGCACCTGGGGGAGGCCGAGTACCTCCTGGATCCCGGGGACAGCGCCCACTTCGACTCGCTGACCCCGCACCGGATCACGGGGGCCGACCCCGGGGGAGCGGACCTGCTGTTCGTCCACACCCTGCTGCAGAGCAGCGTCGCCGGGCTGTGCCTGGGCGGCGCCACCACCACACACCACCGATAG